From the genome of Leishmania braziliensis MHOM/BR/75/M2904 complete genome, chromosome 26, one region includes:
- a CDS encoding putative DNA ligase, translating to MSKLFGARGRRTLQQKRVYDQLKNTTIQDAFPHIAACWVGPCWGSVMQTPCNVSPVCMKMAVWRCSSCLQEFEMVVGHFVDEGGVCPHCHNPQKRLDNVTLRNAQGELVIKKPQYIKAPRMIHSNYRSVLFTNPHWESLNIQPMLAQRWELVVDELTKSSNGENGTTPDKHLLLASPKIDGIRCMIGYNQKLQEVQFFSRGGIVLECCHGLVPQLLPLFKEDPTLMLDGELFAPECNFEQLNGLVRRLNKKSSPKVMEAQARLLEYFAFDIMYSAQLSSPSAPFDERYQLLKKLIPVCGAKRISNYIHDDAKKKVIRAKHGSVATAANGQAVKIYHVPAAQVHPSDMKDVLDEACSQGFEGVMIRLPKFPYEHGKRSFGLLKYKQMHDAEFKIVGFVPGEGKFKGALGAFICETKDGKLFNTPPKVPYKRRIELWAHRKEFLSKYLTVQYQELSSQNVPRFPIAKAVRGSEDRQDWL from the coding sequence ATGAGTAAGCTCTTTGGGGCCCGCGGTCGTCGCACACTACAACAGAAGCGCGTCTACGATCAACTGAAAAATACCACCATTCAGGATGCATTTCCTCACATCGCCGCCTGCTGGGTGGGGCCGTGCTGGGGCAGCGTGATGCAGACGCCATGCAACGTATCCCCCGTGTGCATGAAGATGGCggtgtggcgctgctccagctgcttgcaGGAGTTCGAGATGGTAGTGGGGCACTTCGTTGACGAGGGCGGCGTGTGCCCGCATTGTCATAACCCGCAGAAGAGGCTGGACAACGTGACGCTGCGCAACGCGCAGGGGGAGCTGGTGATCAAGAAACCCCAATACATAAAAGCGCCGCGCATGATTCACTCGAACTACCGTAGCGTGCTCTTCACCAACCCACACTGGGAGTCGCTGAACATTCAGCCCATGCTTGCTCAGCGCTGGGAGCTTGTAGTAGACGAGCTCACGAAGAGTAGCAATGGCGAGAATGGCACCACTCCCGACAAGCATCTGCTTCTCGCCTCCCCCAAGATCGACGGCATCCGCTGTATGATCGGGTACAACCAGAAGCTTCAGGAAGTTCAGTTCTTTTCCCGAGGCGGTATCGTTCTCGAGTGCTGTCACGGCCTCGTCCCGCAGCTACTGCCGCTCTTTAAGGAGGACCCAACGCTCATGCTGGACGGCGAGCTCTTCGCACCAGAATGCAACTTTGAGCAGCTCAACGGGCTCGTGCGCCGACTCAACAAGAAGTCCAGCCCAAAAGTCATGGAGGCGCAGGCACGGCTGCTGGAGTACTTCGCCTTCGACATCATGTATAGTGCGCAGCTCTCGTCCCCGTCAGCCCCTTTCGACGAGCGTTATCAGCTGCTCAAGAAGCTCATCCCCGTCTGCGGAGCGAAGCGGATTAGCAACTACATCCACGACGACGCGAAGAAGAAGGTAATCCGCGCGAAGCACGGCAGTGTGGCCACGGCAGCAAACGGTCAGGCCGTGAAGATTTACCATGTCCCTGCCGCACAGGTCCACCCAAGCGATATGAAGGATGTACTGGACGAAGCGTGCTCGCAGGGCTTCGAGGGTGTCATGATCCGACTTCCCAAGTTCCCCTACGAACACGGCAAGCGCAGCTTTGGGTTGCTCAAGTACAAGCAGATGCACGACGCAGAGTTTAAGATTGTAGGCTTCGTGCCCGGAGAAGGCAAGTTTAAGGGTGCTCTTGGCGCCTTTATCTGCGAGACCAAGGACGGCAAACTATTCAACACACCACCCAAGGTCCCCTACaagcgccgcatcgagcTGTGGGCGCATCGCAAGGAATTCCTCAGCAAGTACCTGACGGTCCAGTACCAGGAACTCTCCTCGCAGAATGTGCCGCGCTTCCCAATCGCCAAGGCCGTACGCGGTAGTGAGGATAGGCAAGATTGGCTGTGA